A part of Kitasatospora acidiphila genomic DNA contains:
- a CDS encoding ornithine cyclodeaminase family protein — MPVRLSPADAVVALTEVLRGGLDPEACPARLGVPVPAGELLLMPAATAEYAGVKIAGVAPQNPERGLPRITGSYLLLDGTTLLPLALLDGAALTALRTPAVTAVALDRLAAPRAAHLVLFGTGPQAYGHLDALRAVRRLERVTVVGRRHGPVAELLDHAERLGLVAVRGTPDAVADADLVVCCTTATEPLFDGALVPDHAAVAAVGSHSPTGREVDTVLVRRSACYVEARAVALREAGDLLLALPPEVAAVPAAREQAARGWMNLAELVACTGGGAAGGGGAHGGGAHEGAAYDGAMSVPMDRPRFFKSVGMAWQDLAVAAAAYREWGGRADQASWTVGGGPGVP; from the coding sequence GTGCCGGTGCGTCTGAGTCCGGCCGACGCTGTTGTGGCGCTCACCGAGGTGCTGCGGGGCGGCCTCGATCCGGAGGCCTGCCCGGCCCGGCTCGGGGTGCCGGTGCCGGCCGGGGAACTGCTGCTGATGCCGGCCGCGACCGCCGAGTACGCCGGTGTGAAGATCGCCGGTGTGGCACCGCAGAACCCCGAGCGGGGCCTGCCCCGGATCACCGGCAGCTACCTGCTGCTGGACGGAACGACCCTGCTGCCGCTGGCACTGCTGGACGGCGCGGCGCTCACCGCACTGCGCACCCCGGCCGTCACCGCGGTGGCCCTCGACCGCCTTGCCGCACCCCGGGCCGCACACCTGGTGCTCTTCGGGACCGGTCCGCAGGCCTACGGGCACCTGGACGCGCTGCGTGCCGTACGTCGACTGGAGCGGGTCACCGTCGTCGGGCGGCGCCACGGTCCGGTGGCCGAGCTGCTGGACCACGCCGAGCGGCTCGGATTGGTGGCCGTGCGCGGTACGCCGGACGCGGTCGCCGACGCCGACCTGGTGGTCTGCTGCACCACCGCCACCGAGCCGCTCTTCGACGGTGCGCTGGTCCCCGACCACGCCGCCGTCGCCGCAGTAGGCTCGCACTCCCCGACCGGGCGCGAGGTCGACACCGTGCTGGTGCGGCGATCCGCCTGCTACGTGGAGGCGCGCGCGGTGGCGCTGCGCGAGGCGGGAGACCTGCTGCTCGCGCTGCCGCCCGAGGTCGCGGCGGTGCCGGCGGCTCGGGAGCAGGCCGCGCGGGGGTGGATGAACCTGGCCGAACTGGTCGCCTGCACAGGGGGCGGCGCTGCTGGGGGCGGCGGGGCGCACGGCGGCGGGGCGCACGAGGGCGCGGCGTACGACGGCGCGATGTCGGTGCCGATGGACCGGCCGCGCTTCTTCAAGAGTGTGGGGATGGCCTGGCAGGATCTGGCGGTGGCCGCAGCGGCGTACCGCGAGTGGGGTGGGCGTGCGGACCAGGCGTCCTGGACGGTCGGTGGTGGCCCCGGCGTTCCCTGA
- the tatC gene encoding twin-arginine translocase subunit TatC has translation MSLGDHLRELRNRLVKAVLAVVVCTIAAAFFKDRLLHFLMNPLPACLPNGQPKPGMKHCAQVAVIGVTQPFNLTLKVCLLAGLVAAVPIWLYQVWAFVAPGLHKHEKRYSLTFLGLGTPLFLGGVTCAYLLMPTTLEVLGSFTPIGAQQIMPVENYLNIATRMLLVFGLAFEFPLLLVMLNLAGVLSGKRMLGWWRGMVMAITVFAAVATPSADPVSMLALASPIWVLYFVAVGFSLLNDRRRRRNNPDAELSDEEASHVDLSVAAVAGAESVGASAPELASSAPLASAAPARPAEAWGHVDDDVT, from the coding sequence ATGTCCCTCGGCGATCATCTGCGCGAACTGCGGAACCGGCTGGTCAAGGCGGTGCTCGCGGTGGTGGTCTGCACCATCGCGGCGGCGTTCTTCAAGGACCGGCTGCTGCACTTCCTGATGAACCCGCTGCCCGCCTGCCTGCCGAACGGGCAGCCCAAACCGGGGATGAAGCACTGCGCGCAGGTGGCGGTGATCGGTGTCACCCAGCCGTTCAACCTCACCCTCAAGGTCTGCCTGCTGGCGGGCCTGGTGGCGGCGGTGCCGATCTGGCTCTACCAGGTCTGGGCGTTCGTGGCGCCGGGCCTGCACAAGCACGAGAAGCGCTACTCGCTGACCTTCCTGGGGCTCGGCACGCCGCTCTTCCTCGGCGGCGTGACCTGCGCCTACCTGCTGATGCCGACCACCTTGGAGGTGCTCGGCTCGTTCACCCCGATCGGGGCTCAGCAGATCATGCCGGTGGAGAACTACCTCAACATCGCCACCCGGATGCTGCTGGTCTTCGGCCTGGCCTTCGAGTTCCCGCTGCTGCTGGTGATGCTCAACCTGGCCGGGGTGCTCTCCGGCAAGCGGATGCTGGGCTGGTGGCGCGGCATGGTGATGGCCATCACGGTCTTCGCGGCCGTCGCCACGCCGAGCGCCGACCCGGTCAGCATGCTGGCCCTGGCCTCGCCGATCTGGGTGCTGTACTTCGTGGCGGTCGGCTTCTCGCTGCTCAACGACCGGCGTCGGCGCCGCAACAACCCGGATGCCGAGCTGTCCGACGAGGAGGCCTCGCACGTGGACCTGTCGGTGGCGGCGGTGGCGGGTGCCGAGTCGGTCGGCGCCTCCGCCCCTGAGCTCGCCTCGTCGGCTCCGCTGGCCTCGGCGGCGCCCGCCCGTCCGGCGGAGGCCTGGGGGCATGTGGACGACGACGTCACCTGA
- a CDS encoding FAD-dependent oxidoreductase: protein MPTSPSDAGLADPYDLAVIGAGPAGLAGAVAAADQGLRCVLLDAGARPGGQYYRHPAPGLRAARPDRLHHHWPVFADLAERLAAHREAGRIDYLAHHHVHLLERREPWRLHAATGADGSGRATLRATAVLLATGAYERQLPFPGWTLPGVVTAGGAQAMLKAGLVLPGRRIVVAGSGPLLLAAAASLTAAGAEVPAIVEASTYLGYARRPGVLAATPAKLLEGVTHGAALARHRVRLRRASAVVEAHGGERVEAVTVARLDADWRPLPGTERRIDCDALAIGHGLVPQLELAAELGAATRVVPDGTVALRVDARQLTSVPGLWAAGETCGVGGAELALAEGELAALAIAGRAPATTLLSQRRRLRAFAELMAAAHRPGPGWSDWLRPETEVCRCEEVTAGAIGEAVERLGATDARTVKLLTRAGMGWCQGRMCSPAVACLAGTAEPVADSRPLSCPVLLGDLAALPED, encoded by the coding sequence ATGCCGACCTCGCCGTCTGATGCCGGCCTCGCAGACCCGTACGACCTGGCCGTGATCGGCGCCGGGCCGGCCGGACTCGCGGGCGCGGTGGCCGCCGCCGACCAGGGCCTGCGCTGCGTGCTGCTCGACGCCGGAGCCCGACCCGGCGGCCAGTACTACCGGCACCCGGCCCCGGGCCTGCGGGCCGCCCGCCCCGACCGGCTGCACCACCACTGGCCGGTCTTCGCCGACCTCGCCGAGCGCCTCGCCGCCCACCGCGAGGCGGGTCGGATCGACTACCTGGCGCACCACCACGTCCACCTGCTGGAGCGGCGCGAGCCCTGGCGCCTGCACGCCGCCACCGGCGCCGACGGAAGCGGCAGGGCCACCCTGCGGGCCACCGCCGTGCTGCTGGCCACCGGCGCCTATGAGCGCCAACTGCCGTTCCCCGGCTGGACGCTGCCCGGGGTGGTCACCGCCGGCGGTGCGCAGGCGATGCTCAAGGCCGGCCTGGTGCTGCCCGGGCGGCGGATCGTGGTGGCGGGCAGCGGCCCGCTGCTGCTGGCCGCCGCGGCCTCGCTCACCGCGGCCGGGGCCGAGGTGCCGGCGATCGTCGAGGCCTCCACCTACCTCGGCTACGCCCGCCGCCCCGGGGTGCTCGCCGCCACCCCCGCCAAGCTGCTGGAGGGCGTCACCCATGGTGCGGCGCTGGCCCGGCACCGGGTGCGGCTGCGCCGCGCCAGTGCCGTGGTCGAGGCGCACGGGGGCGAGAGGGTGGAGGCGGTGACCGTGGCCCGGCTGGACGCCGACTGGCGGCCGCTGCCCGGCACCGAGCGGCGGATCGACTGCGACGCGCTGGCGATCGGTCACGGCCTGGTGCCGCAGCTGGAGCTCGCCGCCGAACTGGGCGCCGCCACCCGCGTGGTGCCGGACGGCACCGTGGCGCTGCGGGTCGACGCCCGCCAGCTCACCAGCGTGCCCGGGCTCTGGGCGGCCGGCGAGACCTGCGGCGTCGGTGGTGCCGAACTGGCGCTGGCGGAAGGCGAGTTGGCCGCACTGGCGATCGCCGGCCGAGCGCCGGCGACCACCCTGCTCTCCCAGCGCCGCCGACTGCGCGCGTTCGCCGAGCTGATGGCCGCCGCCCATCGGCCGGGGCCCGGCTGGTCCGACTGGCTGCGCCCGGAGACCGAGGTCTGCCGCTGCGAGGAGGTGACCGCCGGGGCCATCGGCGAGGCGGTCGAGCGGCTCGGCGCCACCGACGCCCGGACCGTCAAGCTCCTCACCCGGGCCGGCATGGGCTGGTGCCAGGGCCGGATGTGCTCCCCAGCGGTGGCTTGCCTGGCCGGTACGGCCGAGCCGGTCGCCGACTCCCGTCCACTCTCCTGCCCGGTCCTGCTCGGCGACCTCGCGGCGCTGCCGGAGGACTGA
- a CDS encoding GntR family transcriptional regulator, producing MTESKPRPLISVQERLRDQVAHALRAALISGELRPGVVYSAPALAADFGVSATPVREAMLDLAREGLVEAVRNKGFRVTEMTERDLDDYTGIRALIEVPTVGRVTSTASSEQLEALRPVAEEIVAAARKHDLIGYLEADRQFHLTLLGLAGNARLVEVVGDLRKRSRLYGLTRLDQRGELVSSAEEHLELLDLMLSGDAAAAEACMSRHLGHVRSLWADPVADSAAGPDPEKPALRLGTR from the coding sequence GTGACCGAGTCAAAGCCCCGCCCCCTCATCTCCGTCCAGGAACGCCTGCGCGACCAGGTCGCGCACGCCCTGCGGGCTGCGCTCATCTCGGGTGAGCTGCGCCCCGGCGTGGTCTACTCAGCGCCTGCGCTGGCCGCCGACTTCGGGGTCTCGGCCACCCCCGTGCGTGAGGCGATGCTCGACCTCGCCCGCGAAGGCCTGGTCGAAGCGGTCCGCAACAAGGGCTTCCGGGTCACCGAGATGACCGAGCGCGACCTCGACGACTACACCGGGATCCGCGCACTGATCGAGGTCCCGACCGTCGGCCGGGTCACCAGCACCGCCAGCAGCGAGCAGCTGGAGGCACTGCGCCCGGTGGCCGAGGAGATTGTGGCCGCTGCGCGCAAGCACGACCTGATCGGCTACCTGGAGGCGGACCGCCAGTTCCACCTCACCCTGCTGGGCCTGGCCGGCAACGCCCGCCTGGTCGAGGTCGTCGGCGACCTGCGCAAGCGCTCCCGCCTCTATGGCCTCACCCGCCTCGACCAGCGCGGTGAACTGGTCTCCTCCGCCGAGGAGCACCTGGAGCTGCTCGACCTGATGCTTTCCGGCGACGCGGCCGCCGCCGAGGCCTGCATGTCCCGCCACCTCGGCCACGTCCGCTCCCTCTGGGCCGACCCGGTGGCCGACTCCGCCGCCGGGCCCGACCCGGAGAAGCCGGCGCTGCGCCTCGGCACGCGGTAG
- a CDS encoding proline racemase family protein, with the protein MRTRHVFHAVDSHTEGMPTRVITGGFGVIPGATMAERRVHFQQHMDQFRTLLMYEPRGHASMSGAILQPPTRPDADYGVLFIEVSGLLPMCGHGTIGVATVLVETGMVPVVEPVTTVRLDTPAGLVTAEVQVENGAATAVTIRNVASYSVELDSKIEVPGWGSVGYDLAFGGNFYAILPLAEFGLPFERARKQEILQAGLALMEAINTSEQRPVHPLEPSFHSVHHVYLAAPGSDAAHSRHAMAIHPGWFDRSPCGTGTSARMAQLHARGQLPLEQDFLNESFIGTRFIGRLVEETEVAGLPAVIPTVTGRAWVTGTAQYFLDPTDPFPGGFLL; encoded by the coding sequence ATGCGTACTCGCCATGTCTTCCACGCCGTCGACTCGCACACCGAGGGCATGCCCACCCGGGTGATCACCGGCGGGTTCGGGGTGATCCCCGGCGCCACGATGGCCGAGCGCCGGGTCCACTTCCAGCAGCACATGGACCAGTTCCGCACCCTGCTGATGTACGAGCCGCGCGGCCACGCCTCGATGAGCGGTGCGATCCTGCAGCCGCCGACCCGCCCCGACGCGGACTACGGGGTGCTGTTCATCGAGGTCTCCGGGCTGCTGCCGATGTGCGGGCACGGCACCATCGGCGTCGCCACCGTGCTGGTGGAGACCGGCATGGTGCCGGTGGTCGAGCCGGTCACCACCGTGCGCCTGGACACCCCCGCCGGCCTGGTAACCGCCGAGGTGCAGGTGGAGAACGGTGCCGCCACCGCGGTCACCATCCGCAACGTGGCCTCGTACTCGGTCGAACTGGACAGCAAGATCGAGGTGCCCGGCTGGGGGAGTGTCGGGTACGACCTGGCGTTCGGCGGCAACTTCTACGCGATCCTGCCGCTGGCCGAGTTCGGGCTGCCGTTCGAGCGGGCACGCAAGCAGGAGATCCTGCAGGCCGGGCTCGCTCTGATGGAGGCGATCAACACCTCCGAGCAGCGCCCGGTGCACCCGCTGGAACCGTCCTTCCACAGCGTGCACCACGTCTACCTGGCCGCTCCCGGCTCGGACGCGGCGCACTCGCGGCACGCCATGGCCATCCACCCCGGCTGGTTCGACCGCTCGCCGTGCGGCACCGGCACCTCGGCCCGGATGGCCCAGCTGCATGCGCGCGGCCAACTCCCGCTGGAGCAGGACTTCTTGAACGAGTCCTTCATCGGCACCCGGTTCATCGGCCGACTGGTCGAGGAGACCGAGGTGGCCGGCCTGCCCGCGGTGATCCCCACCGTGACCGGGCGGGCCTGGGTCACCGGCACCGCGCAGTACTTCCTCGACCCGACCGACCCGTTCCCCGGAGGATTCCTGCTGTGA
- a CDS encoding aldehyde dehydrogenase family protein: MTAETVATAATARVSVPSYNPADPTDLVVEVPAAGADGVAAAVERARAAQPGWLGAGAAARSAALDRAADAIAGHAGELAELVLREVGKPLSEARGEVARTVAILRYYAQAPYAATGAVHETAAGAGLLFTKRRPHGVAGLVTPWNFPLAIPVWKLAPALAVGNTVVLKPAPEATACALRLAELLDLPADVLTVVPGGAVEGSALVAAADVVSFTGSTAVGGSVVRTSAERGVPVQAEMGGVNAAIVLPGADVEQAAAHLAYAIAGYAGQKCTATSRVIAVGDTYQPLREALGKALPAVESGPVISEAARDRLVGAIGSALAGGALAVTGCQVPDRAGWFIEPTLLEGVPQGHPLLGEEFFGPLAVLLPAADLDEAVALANGNRHSLSASVHTADLDAALAAADRLAAGMVRINAPSSGVDFHLPFGGSGAASYGAKEQGQAALEFYTASRTVSLLPAGTA; encoded by the coding sequence GTGACCGCCGAGACCGTTGCCACCGCTGCGACCGCTCGTGTGAGTGTTCCGTCGTACAACCCCGCGGATCCGACCGACCTGGTGGTCGAGGTCCCGGCCGCCGGCGCCGATGGCGTGGCGGCCGCCGTCGAGCGGGCCCGGGCCGCGCAGCCGGGCTGGCTCGGCGCCGGGGCCGCGGCCCGTTCCGCCGCGCTCGACCGGGCCGCCGACGCGATCGCCGGGCACGCCGGCGAACTGGCCGAGCTGGTGCTTCGCGAGGTCGGCAAGCCGCTCTCCGAAGCACGCGGCGAGGTGGCCAGGACCGTGGCCATCCTGCGCTACTACGCGCAGGCGCCCTACGCCGCCACCGGTGCCGTACACGAGACGGCGGCCGGCGCCGGGCTGCTCTTCACCAAGCGGCGACCGCACGGGGTGGCCGGTCTGGTCACGCCGTGGAACTTCCCGCTGGCGATCCCGGTCTGGAAGCTCGCCCCCGCGCTGGCCGTGGGCAACACCGTGGTGCTCAAGCCCGCGCCTGAGGCCACCGCCTGCGCGCTGCGACTGGCCGAACTGCTGGACCTGCCGGCGGACGTCCTCACCGTGGTGCCCGGCGGCGCGGTGGAAGGCAGCGCCCTGGTCGCGGCGGCCGACGTGGTGTCGTTCACCGGCTCCACGGCGGTCGGCGGCTCGGTGGTGCGCACCAGCGCGGAGCGCGGCGTGCCGGTGCAGGCCGAGATGGGCGGCGTCAACGCGGCCATCGTGCTGCCCGGCGCCGACGTCGAGCAGGCCGCCGCGCACCTGGCGTACGCCATCGCCGGCTACGCTGGCCAGAAGTGCACCGCCACCAGCCGGGTGATCGCGGTCGGCGACACCTACCAGCCGCTGCGCGAGGCACTCGGGAAGGCGCTGCCCGCGGTGGAGAGCGGCCCGGTGATCTCCGAGGCCGCGCGGGACCGGCTGGTCGGTGCGATCGGCTCGGCGCTGGCCGGCGGGGCGCTCGCCGTGACGGGTTGCCAAGTGCCGGACCGAGCGGGCTGGTTCATCGAGCCCACGCTGCTGGAGGGGGTGCCGCAGGGGCACCCGCTGCTGGGCGAGGAGTTCTTCGGGCCGCTGGCCGTGCTGCTGCCCGCCGCCGACCTGGACGAGGCCGTCGCCCTCGCCAACGGCAACCGGCACAGCCTCTCCGCGTCCGTGCACACCGCCGACCTGGATGCGGCGCTGGCCGCCGCCGACCGACTCGCGGCCGGCATGGTGCGGATCAACGCGCCGTCCAGCGGGGTCGACTTCCACCTGCCGTTCGGCGGCTCCGGGGCGGCCTCGTACGGGGCCAAGGAACAGGGGCAGGCGGCGCTGGAGTTCTACACCGCCAGCCGCACCGTCTCGCTGCTGCCGGCGGGGACTGCCTGA
- a CDS encoding dihydrodipicolinate synthase family protein — MVATALPLREDLSVDYDAYAEHVRWLIDNGCDGVVPNGSLGEYQTLTAEERARVVTTAVEAAGDGARVMPGVAAYGSAESRRWAEQAAEAGAGSVLLLPPNAYRADATAVRAHYAEVAKAGVPIVAYNNPIDTKVDLVPSLLAQLHAEGSIVAVKEFSGDVRRAYELAELAPGLDLLIGADDVLLELALAGAVGWIAGYPNALPQATAALYRAAVAKDLDTALPLYKSLHSLLRWDSKTEFVQAIKLSMDIAGRVGGPVRAPRVPLTGDIETAVRAATEKALADGLR, encoded by the coding sequence ATGGTCGCCACCGCACTGCCGCTGCGCGAGGACCTGTCCGTCGACTACGACGCCTACGCCGAGCACGTCCGCTGGCTGATCGACAACGGCTGCGACGGCGTCGTCCCCAACGGCTCACTCGGCGAGTACCAGACCCTCACCGCCGAGGAGCGCGCCCGCGTCGTCACCACCGCCGTCGAGGCCGCCGGTGACGGCGCCAGGGTGATGCCCGGCGTCGCCGCCTACGGCAGTGCCGAGTCCCGCCGCTGGGCCGAGCAGGCCGCCGAGGCCGGCGCCGGCTCGGTGCTGCTGCTGCCGCCCAACGCCTACCGGGCCGACGCCACCGCGGTGCGCGCCCACTACGCCGAGGTGGCCAAGGCCGGCGTGCCGATCGTGGCCTACAACAACCCGATCGACACCAAGGTCGACCTGGTGCCCTCGCTGCTCGCTCAGCTGCACGCCGAGGGCAGCATCGTCGCCGTCAAGGAGTTCAGCGGCGACGTCCGCCGGGCGTACGAGCTCGCCGAACTCGCCCCCGGCCTGGACCTGCTGATCGGCGCCGACGACGTGCTGCTGGAGCTGGCGCTGGCCGGCGCGGTCGGCTGGATCGCCGGCTACCCCAACGCGCTGCCGCAGGCCACCGCGGCGCTCTACCGCGCCGCCGTCGCCAAGGACCTGGACACCGCGCTGCCCCTCTACAAGTCGCTGCACTCGCTGCTGCGGTGGGACTCCAAGACCGAGTTCGTCCAGGCGATCAAGCTCTCGATGGACATCGCGGGCCGCGTCGGCGGTCCGGTCCGGGCACCGCGCGTGCCGCTGACCGGGGACATCGAGACGGCGGTCCGCGCGGCCACCGAGAAGGCGCTGGCCGACGGGCTGCGCTGA
- a CDS encoding YrdB family protein: MRTAAPGPSAGRSWTPLTVANAGLAFALEMGLLAALCYWGFKTGRSTPARILLGIGAPALAGLTWGLFLAAGGPKFTLPLVAQVVIKIAVFAVAALALRATGHPTLALAFGGLAVLSVAVEYATR; the protein is encoded by the coding sequence ATGAGAACCGCCGCACCCGGCCCGAGCGCCGGCCGGAGTTGGACGCCGCTGACAGTCGCCAACGCGGGACTCGCATTCGCCCTGGAAATGGGCTTGTTGGCCGCACTCTGCTACTGGGGCTTCAAGACCGGTCGCAGCACCCCCGCGCGCATTCTGCTCGGCATCGGCGCCCCGGCGTTGGCGGGGCTGACCTGGGGTCTGTTCCTGGCCGCAGGCGGGCCGAAGTTCACGCTACCGCTGGTAGCTCAAGTCGTCATCAAAATAGCGGTGTTCGCGGTCGCCGCGCTGGCCCTGCGCGCCACCGGACACCCTACCCTCGCGCTGGCCTTCGGTGGCCTCGCTGTGCTCAGCGTCGCCGTGGAGTACGCAACGCGCTAG
- a CDS encoding proline racemase family protein encodes MGGGGGLGGGGGLGDGGSVSGGPVSGGPVSGRLVVETVDYHTAGEPFRIVSAGLPPIAGDTVAERRAIAIGAGGEPTDPRPSALDTVRQLLTREPRGHVGMYGGFLVPPDDDEAHLGVLFFHKDGYSTACGHGTIALGAWAVDSGLVAAPDDGRAQVRIDVPSGRVTAVVHRAAGRTTAVTFRNVPTRVLARGVRVSGLSGGSVLVDLADSGAVYASVRVPEVSLSTLPELTALGREIRGALLDRYELYGVIFHQELADGPSGLVQRNVTVFADGQIDRSPCGSGTSARLALLADEGALRPGQELRHESVIGSVFTGRVVGERDRAYLTEVTGLAHRTGEHRFVLDGRDELGTGFLL; translated from the coding sequence ATGGGTGGGGGCGGTGGCCTGGGCGGCGGTGGCGGCCTGGGTGATGGCGGGTCGGTGAGTGGTGGTCCGGTCAGTGGCGGGCCGGTGAGTGGCCGGTTGGTTGTCGAGACCGTCGACTACCACACGGCCGGGGAGCCCTTTCGGATCGTGTCGGCCGGGCTGCCGCCCATCGCCGGGGACACCGTGGCCGAGCGCCGGGCCATCGCCATCGGTGCCGGCGGCGAGCCGACCGACCCGCGGCCCAGCGCGCTGGACACAGTGCGCCAACTGCTCACCAGGGAACCGCGCGGACACGTGGGGATGTACGGCGGTTTCCTGGTGCCACCTGACGACGACGAGGCGCACCTCGGCGTGCTCTTCTTCCACAAGGACGGCTACTCCACCGCCTGCGGGCACGGCACCATCGCGCTCGGCGCCTGGGCGGTGGACAGCGGGCTGGTGGCCGCGCCGGACGACGGGCGGGCGCAGGTCCGGATCGACGTGCCGTCCGGCCGGGTGACCGCCGTGGTGCACCGGGCTGCCGGGCGGACCACGGCGGTGACCTTCCGCAACGTGCCCACCCGGGTGCTGGCGCGGGGGGTGCGGGTGAGCGGGCTGTCGGGTGGGTCGGTGCTGGTCGACCTGGCGGACTCGGGGGCGGTGTACGCCTCCGTGCGGGTGCCGGAGGTGTCACTGAGCACACTGCCGGAGCTGACCGCGCTCGGGCGTGAGATCCGTGGTGCACTGCTCGACCGCTACGAGCTGTACGGGGTGATCTTCCACCAGGAGTTGGCCGACGGTCCGTCAGGTCTGGTGCAGCGCAACGTCACCGTCTTCGCGGACGGCCAGATCGACCGCTCGCCGTGCGGTTCGGGCACCTCGGCCCGGCTGGCGCTGCTCGCCGACGAGGGTGCGCTGCGGCCCGGACAGGAGCTGCGGCACGAGTCGGTGATCGGCAGCGTGTTCACCGGGCGGGTGGTCGGTGAGCGCGACCGGGCGTACCTGACCGAGGTGACCGGCCTCGCGCACCGCACCGGCGAACACCGGTTCGTGCTCGATGGGCGGGACGAGTTGGGGACGGGGTTCCTGCTGTGA
- a CDS encoding (2Fe-2S)-binding protein, with product MRRTPARLAAAEPEPAHTIEFDGRPIPALPGQTIAAALWAEGIVAWRRTRSTGRPRGAFCGIGACFDCLATVNGRPNQRTCLLPAEPGDIVTTQEGHGHADLAV from the coding sequence ATGCGCCGAACCCCCGCCAGGCTGGCCGCCGCCGAGCCCGAGCCCGCCCACACCATCGAGTTCGACGGCCGCCCGATCCCCGCCCTGCCCGGGCAGACCATCGCCGCCGCACTCTGGGCCGAGGGCATCGTGGCCTGGCGCCGCACCCGGAGCACCGGGCGGCCGCGCGGCGCGTTCTGCGGGATCGGCGCCTGCTTCGACTGCCTGGCCACCGTCAACGGCCGCCCCAACCAGCGCACTTGCCTGCTCCCGGCGGAGCCCGGCGACATCGTCACCACCCAGGAGGGCCACGGCCATGCCGACCTCGCCGTCTGA
- a CDS encoding helix-turn-helix transcriptional regulator yields MSNAIDQTRRMLSLVTYLRERPGAEVAEVARAFGISERELIADLNVLPMCGTSFRGGDLLDIDTDGERIWWHNVDDVAQPLRLAADEATALLVAARAVASLPGLRDRDRQALTRAVAKIENAAGESAEGSARVGVTFEAEGQVFADIDRALSEGRRIWLRYYSHGRGGMTEREVDPIRLLTEGHTYLDGWCRTSEDRRLFRLDRVAEIKVLDEPADPPRLEPRDLSQGLVNPAADDPEVVVEVGPGGRWVAEYYTHDLAEELPDGGLRITLRSSDPSGLRTLALRLGADGRIVLPAPLAEQARAAARAALAGYEAAE; encoded by the coding sequence CTATCTGCGCGAGCGGCCGGGTGCCGAAGTCGCGGAGGTGGCCCGGGCGTTCGGGATCAGCGAGCGTGAGCTGATCGCCGACCTCAATGTGCTGCCGATGTGCGGCACCAGCTTCCGCGGCGGCGACCTGCTGGACATCGACACCGACGGCGAGCGGATCTGGTGGCACAACGTCGACGACGTGGCCCAGCCGCTGCGGCTGGCCGCCGACGAGGCCACCGCGCTGCTGGTCGCCGCCCGCGCCGTGGCCTCGCTGCCCGGCCTGCGGGACCGCGACCGGCAGGCGCTCACCCGCGCGGTCGCCAAGATCGAGAACGCGGCGGGGGAGAGCGCCGAGGGCAGCGCCCGGGTCGGGGTGACCTTCGAGGCCGAGGGCCAGGTCTTCGCCGACATCGACCGGGCGCTCAGCGAGGGCCGGCGGATCTGGCTGCGCTACTACTCGCACGGGCGCGGCGGCATGACCGAGCGCGAGGTGGACCCGATCCGGCTGCTCACCGAGGGCCACACCTACCTGGACGGCTGGTGCCGCACCTCGGAGGACCGCCGGCTGTTCCGGCTGGACCGGGTGGCCGAGATCAAGGTGCTGGACGAGCCCGCCGACCCGCCCCGGCTGGAGCCGCGCGACCTCTCCCAGGGCCTGGTGAACCCGGCCGCGGACGACCCCGAGGTGGTGGTGGAGGTCGGCCCCGGCGGGCGCTGGGTGGCCGAGTACTACACCCACGACCTGGCCGAGGAGCTCCCCGACGGCGGGCTGCGGATCACCCTGCGCAGCTCCGACCCGTCCGGCCTGCGCACCCTGGCGCTGCGGCTCGGCGCGGACGGGCGGATCGTGCTGCCCGCGCCGCTGGCCGAGCAGGCGCGTGCGGCGGCCCGGGCGGCGCTGGCGGGCTACGAGGCCGCCGAGTGA
- a CDS encoding twin-arginine translocase TatA/TatE family subunit, whose amino-acid sequence MGRVLGFLIIIAMAAIFFGAKRLPDLARSAGRSMRILKAETAALREEYTREASPTADTEPARIVKAAPGDTATARPVAEPSVGGER is encoded by the coding sequence ATGGGCAGGGTCCTGGGATTCCTCATCATCATCGCGATGGCGGCGATCTTCTTCGGTGCCAAGCGGCTGCCCGACCTCGCCCGGTCCGCCGGGCGGTCCATGCGCATCCTCAAGGCCGAGACCGCGGCGCTGCGCGAGGAGTACACCCGGGAGGCGAGCCCCACCGCGGACACCGAGCCGGCCCGGATCGTCAAGGCCGCGCCCGGTGACACCGCCACCGCCCGGCCGGTCGCCGAGCCGTCCGTCGGCGGCGAGCGATGA